A region from the Mycoplasmopsis phocirhinis genome encodes:
- a CDS encoding NusA N-terminal domain-containing protein yields the protein MSKTIKNSNIAKDFYEIVKSFEFKQRLNLNDIINVFSAETTKILSKIDEDIQVEYILNEDDKTLTPLVTTLSVISDEEALELTNNIDHDARLLMFTTHISLSDARLIQSDCQVDDVVAKELNLEEFSKVLKNTKFPNLLRTIHSSIQQGMSVLRKQRVYEIFKNRIGERVRIQYNAKNSDGSWNVQITEEDAMSTPAYLPSNLVSSKANIKVGQYGHATIINVEEEARLSQVQVSVDSKENVEQALRVSIPELNEGLIDIVNAVRQPGERTKVAFKAGANAPTDFDVFGAIIGPNGQRITGVNEVIGEKIDVILYDDNLRKYIANAMSPARVIDVVEKTNNEQNAVKNSFWVIVAKESLTPAIGRRGVNVSLASSLTNCNLDIISDVEASAQGIIFNNIKSNDVKTFVRRNTRATRRPNAFDVSKINITADSFDDDVMSFTEQEFKDIDTSDFGLEFEELFKQHQQNNEQIVEDKFTLDDAINSFAAENDKVNQIKDDFEDYKRVKEVMENFKTDEDLSKYGLDDFDLSEFDDEDWEE from the coding sequence ATGTCAAAAACTATTAAAAATTCAAACATAGCTAAAGATTTTTACGAAATTGTTAAATCATTTGAGTTTAAACAAAGATTAAATTTGAACGACATCATCAATGTTTTCAGTGCCGAAACCACTAAAATACTTTCAAAAATTGATGAAGATATTCAAGTTGAATATATATTGAATGAAGATGATAAAACTCTTACACCTTTAGTTACAACTTTGTCTGTTATTTCGGATGAAGAAGCATTGGAACTAACAAACAACATAGACCATGATGCACGTTTATTAATGTTCACAACTCATATTTCTTTATCAGATGCTCGTTTAATACAAAGTGATTGTCAAGTAGATGATGTTGTAGCAAAAGAGCTGAATTTAGAAGAGTTTTCAAAAGTGTTGAAAAACACTAAATTTCCTAATTTATTAAGGACAATTCACTCATCAATTCAACAAGGAATGTCTGTTTTAAGAAAACAGAGAGTATATGAAATTTTTAAAAACCGAATAGGAGAAAGAGTACGCATTCAATATAATGCGAAAAACTCAGATGGTTCTTGAAATGTTCAAATTACGGAAGAAGACGCAATGTCAACACCAGCGTATTTACCTTCAAATCTTGTTAGTTCAAAAGCAAACATAAAAGTTGGTCAATATGGACACGCAACTATTATTAATGTTGAAGAAGAAGCGAGATTAAGCCAAGTCCAAGTTTCAGTGGATTCTAAAGAAAATGTTGAACAAGCTTTAAGAGTTAGTATTCCCGAACTTAATGAAGGTTTGATTGATATCGTTAATGCTGTAAGACAACCAGGAGAAAGAACTAAAGTTGCGTTTAAAGCAGGGGCAAATGCACCAACAGATTTTGATGTTTTTGGGGCAATTATAGGTCCAAATGGTCAAAGAATAACTGGTGTTAATGAAGTTATAGGCGAAAAAATTGATGTTATTTTATATGATGATAATCTTAGAAAATATATTGCAAACGCAATGTCGCCGGCAAGAGTTATTGACGTTGTTGAAAAAACAAATAACGAACAAAATGCTGTTAAAAACTCATTTTGAGTTATTGTTGCCAAAGAATCGCTTACACCAGCAATTGGGCGTAGAGGAGTCAATGTATCTTTAGCTTCTAGTTTAACCAATTGTAATTTAGATATTATTAGTGATGTGGAAGCAAGTGCTCAAGGCATTATTTTCAATAATATTAAATCAAATGATGTAAAAACATTTGTAAGACGAAACACCAGAGCAACAAGACGTCCAAATGCTTTTGATGTGTCAAAAATCAATATCACAGCCGACTCATTTGACGATGATGTTATGAGTTTTACTGAACAAGAATTTAAGGATATTGATACATCAGATTTTGGTTTAGAATTTGAGGAATTATTTAAACAACATCAACAAAATAATGAGCAAATTGTTGAAGATAAATTTACTTTAGATGATGCTATAAATAGTTTTGCTGCCGAAAATGACAAAGTAAATCAAATTAAAGATGACTTTGAAGATTATAAAAGAGTTAAAGAAGTTATGGAAAACTTTAAAACTGACGAAGATTTATCAAAATACGGGCTTGATGATTTTGATTTAAGTGAATTTGATGACGAAGATTGAGAGGAGTAG
- a CDS encoding YlxR family protein — translation MVKRKCIITNQILEISNLIRFDYDKKNNQICLDLDKKLKGRGAYLLLNEQTWQQVLKTKALNRTFRTNVNRETYINIQHQLEEAKCLKKIE, via the coding sequence TTGGTTAAACGTAAATGTATTATTACTAATCAAATTTTGGAAATTAGTAATTTGATAAGATTTGACTACGATAAAAAAAATAATCAAATTTGTTTGGATTTAGATAAAAAACTCAAGGGACGCGGTGCTTATCTTTTATTAAATGAACAAACCTGACAACAAGTTTTAAAAACAAAAGCACTAAATCGTACTTTTAGAACAAATGTTAATCGTGAAACTTACATTAATATACAACATCAATTAGAGGAGGCGAAATGTCTAAAAAAAATAGAATAA
- the infB gene encoding translation initiation factor IF-2, whose amino-acid sequence MSKKNRITNQHDVQSQLNSIKTEVKDGVFIFTGSMPLGEFANKVKLNPNDLIKKFMMKGKLYQINHILEEEEIAELCLELNLDFKKEQSVDASNFLNTVELIDDEKSLSKRPPVITIMGHVDHGKTSLLDFIRKSKVVESETSGITQHVGAYQFINEKGTITFIDTPGHEVFTKMRSRGAQVTDIVILVVAADDGVMPQTKEAIQHTKAANAPMIVFVNKMDKSTKDIEKVKRELAENDVIIEEYGGETPIVYGSAKTGQGVDELLDNIIAFSDLMNLKANKNRYPSGFVLESKADKGVGVVATLIIDNGTLYKGDYMVAGSTYGRIKSLKNTNGKTIEFATPGMPVVVSGLNTSPQAGERFISFEDEKFAKKIAIEKQQMDKRTHLFNRTQTTSDEDGKKILNVIIRSDVQGTSEALKSKLDGMNNNEAIIKVIGAQTGEVSNSDLLLAQASNALIITFRIKASSNIKQSAKQAGVKIAHYDVVFKVIEDMQAWLDGEKAVVYEEKKIGSGHIIKTFFYSKVGTIGGVLLDEGVVKAHSKVKVFRNKKLIHEGIIDTLRRDINDVKEVEKGKDFGMKIHKFNDLKEDDIVEFFEDVPVTI is encoded by the coding sequence ATGTCTAAAAAAAATAGAATAACAAATCAACACGATGTTCAATCGCAATTAAATAGTATTAAAACAGAAGTAAAGGATGGTGTTTTTATTTTTACTGGCTCAATGCCTTTAGGTGAATTTGCCAATAAAGTGAAATTAAATCCCAACGATTTAATTAAAAAATTTATGATGAAAGGCAAACTTTACCAAATAAATCATATTTTAGAAGAAGAAGAAATTGCTGAATTATGCCTTGAATTAAATCTTGATTTTAAAAAAGAACAAAGCGTTGATGCTTCAAATTTTTTAAACACAGTTGAATTAATTGATGATGAAAAATCTCTTAGTAAACGTCCACCGGTCATTACGATTATGGGTCATGTTGACCACGGTAAAACATCTTTATTAGATTTTATTCGTAAATCAAAAGTTGTTGAAAGTGAAACTAGCGGTATTACCCAGCACGTGGGTGCATATCAATTCATCAACGAAAAAGGAACTATTACTTTTATTGACACACCTGGACATGAAGTTTTTACTAAAATGCGTTCAAGAGGTGCGCAAGTAACTGACATAGTTATTTTGGTAGTGGCTGCTGATGATGGGGTTATGCCGCAAACAAAAGAAGCGATCCAACATACTAAAGCAGCAAATGCACCTATGATTGTTTTTGTTAATAAAATGGATAAAAGTACTAAAGATATAGAAAAAGTTAAACGCGAACTAGCCGAAAATGATGTTATTATTGAAGAATATGGCGGAGAAACACCTATTGTTTATGGTTCTGCAAAAACTGGCCAAGGTGTTGATGAATTATTAGATAATATTATTGCTTTTTCGGATTTAATGAATTTAAAAGCCAATAAAAATCGTTATCCATCGGGTTTTGTTTTAGAATCTAAAGCTGATAAAGGTGTTGGTGTTGTAGCAACATTGATAATTGATAATGGTACCTTATATAAAGGTGATTATATGGTGGCTGGTTCAACTTATGGTCGTATAAAATCTTTAAAAAACACTAACGGTAAAACCATTGAATTTGCTACTCCAGGGATGCCCGTGGTTGTATCAGGTTTGAATACTTCTCCACAAGCAGGCGAAAGATTTATTTCTTTTGAAGACGAAAAATTTGCTAAAAAAATAGCGATTGAAAAACAACAAATGGATAAAAGAACCCATTTATTTAATCGCACTCAAACAACTTCGGATGAAGACGGCAAAAAAATTCTTAATGTTATTATTCGCTCAGATGTACAAGGTACTTCGGAGGCACTTAAATCTAAATTAGACGGAATGAATAATAACGAAGCAATAATTAAAGTTATAGGAGCTCAAACCGGTGAGGTTTCAAATTCAGATTTATTATTAGCCCAGGCCTCAAATGCTTTAATTATTACTTTTAGAATTAAGGCTAGTTCAAACATTAAACAAAGCGCTAAACAAGCAGGTGTAAAAATTGCTCATTACGACGTGGTGTTTAAAGTTATTGAAGATATGCAAGCTTGATTAGATGGTGAAAAAGCTGTTGTTTATGAAGAGAAAAAAATTGGTTCAGGACATATTATTAAGACATTTTTCTATTCAAAAGTTGGAACGATTGGTGGTGTATTACTTGATGAGGGAGTTGTAAAAGCACACTCTAAAGTAAAAGTATTTCGGAATAAAAAATTGATTCATGAAGGTATAATTGACACTCTACGTCGCGATATTAATGATGTTAAAGAAGTGGAAAAAGGTAAAGATTTTGGAATGAAAATTCATAAATTTAATGATCTTAAAGAAGACGACATTGTTGAATTTTTTGAAGATGTTCCAGTAACTATTTAA
- a CDS encoding adenine phosphoribosyltransferase, with product MELEKYIRDIWNFPKQGILFKDISPLLANGDALNYTIVQMANLAKDCDIIVGPDARGFLFGTPTAAMLKKPFIMVRKPGKLPGEVISKNYDLEYGNNVLQIQKGFVKPGQSVAIIDDVLATGGTTKAIVTLLEEQGAVVKRIILLLELESLKGRDKFKDKKIEVSSLIKIK from the coding sequence ATGGAACTAGAAAAATACATTAGAGATATTTGAAATTTTCCTAAACAAGGAATTTTATTTAAAGACATTAGCCCATTATTAGCTAATGGTGATGCTTTAAATTACACAATCGTTCAAATGGCTAATCTTGCAAAGGATTGTGATATTATTGTTGGTCCAGATGCTAGAGGTTTTTTATTTGGCACCCCAACTGCTGCAATGTTAAAAAAACCATTCATTATGGTAAGAAAACCAGGCAAATTACCTGGAGAAGTTATTAGTAAAAATTACGATTTAGAATATGGTAATAACGTTTTACAAATTCAAAAAGGTTTTGTGAAGCCTGGCCAAAGTGTAGCGATAATAGATGATGTTTTAGCAACCGGAGGGACTACAAAAGCAATTGTTACATTGTTGGAGGAACAAGGGGCTGTAGTAAAGCGAATAATTTTATTATTAGAATTAGAATCGCTTAAAGGCAGAGACAAATTTAAAGATAAAAAAATTGAAGTAAGTTCATTAATTAAAATTAAATAA
- a CDS encoding MnuA family membrane nuclease, which yields MNKNKLKLILSVPILLTPISVLACNNNQNLNQVSIQLKSNINQITLDELSSYSFELKQNNLKNTKIIILNKELKANGEIEILYQLKNANFTSSIKEYIVASNKIINNNSTQNQMDNDSVIQQKDIENIAINTQESDKIQTIDDERTNTKNSANNTNIINSNENEVANQNKSASQQRQIDSRNFLRLASWNVLNFGQSTVQNFKPKAEAISSIIYTQGYDVIGITELDSELAIQKVVELLKQIDTKHSANNDWKYIISDEYPIAKGHKSQADKYAAFIYKNSIVSPVLLQNNQYYALYDNSNFEPKFGGSLLGYSRPPFSVKFQVNLLDYKNNNFTYLLSHFDGPGVQNGEIKVKGKNGSGEFNEAWNIKNVFEWAKTINNGDDDLIFQGDTNIELSNQNKAFEWVNNYDAKLVFSDSEHFATSLKKSYAQYSQPYDKIIHSSNLQYTNEKIYHLYDFVNDPTVFQFANISSLEQWIEYCNHHSNKKYANETGYIYYGVSDHSPISYDLILDANDVY from the coding sequence ATGAACAAAAATAAATTAAAATTAATTTTGTCTGTTCCGATTTTATTGACCCCAATTAGTGTTTTAGCATGTAATAATAATCAAAATTTAAACCAAGTTTCAATTCAATTAAAATCAAATATAAACCAAATAACTCTTGATGAATTAAGTTCATATTCTTTTGAATTAAAACAAAACAATTTAAAAAATACTAAAATCATAATATTAAATAAAGAGTTAAAAGCAAACGGTGAAATTGAAATTCTTTATCAATTAAAAAATGCAAATTTTACTTCAAGCATTAAAGAATATATTGTTGCTAGTAATAAAATCATAAACAATAACTCAACCCAAAACCAAATGGATAACGATAGTGTTATTCAACAAAAAGATATTGAAAATATTGCTATCAATACTCAAGAATCTGACAAAATTCAAACAATTGATGATGAGCGAACAAATACCAAAAATTCTGCCAATAACACAAATATAATCAATTCAAACGAAAATGAAGTTGCAAACCAAAACAAAAGTGCTAGTCAGCAAAGACAAATTGATTCAAGAAACTTTTTAAGATTAGCTTCGTGAAATGTTTTAAATTTTGGACAAAGTACAGTTCAAAATTTTAAACCTAAAGCAGAAGCTATATCTTCAATAATCTATACACAAGGTTATGATGTTATAGGCATAACGGAATTAGATAGTGAATTAGCAATTCAAAAAGTAGTTGAGCTCTTAAAACAAATAGATACCAAACACTCAGCCAATAATGATTGAAAATATATTATTTCTGATGAATATCCAATTGCAAAAGGACATAAATCTCAAGCAGATAAATATGCTGCATTTATTTACAAAAATTCAATAGTTTCCCCAGTTTTATTACAAAATAATCAATATTATGCTTTATATGATAACTCTAATTTTGAACCAAAGTTTGGTGGCAGTTTATTGGGTTATTCTAGACCACCGTTTAGTGTTAAATTTCAAGTTAATTTATTAGATTATAAAAATAATAATTTTACTTATCTGCTTTCTCATTTTGATGGCCCAGGAGTTCAAAACGGCGAAATAAAAGTTAAAGGTAAAAACGGTTCAGGCGAATTCAATGAAGCTTGAAACATAAAAAATGTTTTTGAATGAGCTAAAACTATAAATAACGGTGATGATGATTTAATTTTCCAAGGTGATACAAATATTGAATTATCAAATCAAAATAAAGCATTTGAGTGGGTTAATAATTATGACGCAAAACTTGTTTTTAGTGATAGCGAACATTTTGCAACCTCATTAAAAAAATCATACGCCCAATATAGTCAGCCATATGACAAAATAATTCATAGTTCAAATCTACAATATACAAACGAAAAAATTTATCATTTATACGATTTTGTTAATGACCCAACTGTGTTTCAGTTTGCTAATATTTCATCTTTAGAACAATGAATTGAATATTGCAACCACCATTCTAATAAAAAATACGCAAATGAAACCGGGTATATTTATTATGGGGTTTCAGATCACTCACCAATCAGTTATGACTTAATTTTAGACGCTAACGATGTGTATTAA
- a CDS encoding lipoprotein 17-related variable surface protein — MNKKKLSFITLATTSLAAFPAIAASCAKQTDYSDKITVGVKSGLMSKPASSINISDINALVTTEDKITVTVKEVKVSSESDTTLLVTLDVRDDKTGKIQKVIKTITGFSQPNQATANVNTDAPSVNYSELLVLSVNDEAKKHYAKNMTVHDVSVKLTNSDANVVVSNVATNQNNKTILDVTITITEKNGKTLSIVKQIEGFKPEYPQQIQDAYENLPKNINIVKNIASSNFFATAQDGTKIYWDFRQNAFYDKPYNKNSDNNSRIKLFEINPDFRLGFGVNTASPKQEGMQDSELNNSAILVKTNNGYALKFRLSQYKNKKTPSEFYEDVVISQNQEFNFLTQEQLNEKTANVTLIYPDAGRRKEIDANQEVLTHNLDDQELMILVKSFTPKPGEGKVVVTYTIGSSVGEEILETEVKTQELTGFKVDSFDAQFANLTVEYPSMTQTLPSAAQTESFVFKNGDQTYTFANDVTKTLTIKQDSVNDYKGNLTLVLNVTKDNNSFNKEYSLSGFKQKEFNFEQYINNEMYKPSLNSNIDKTQTNAATLLASNFTLPQYDTQAVYAEISGVSVDQDNNTVAKVSVNWTNLLVENSQPVLKTYDFSGFKAVENKTYRVAELYPLASNGTLFTYVANQDNNEKIKTAYNQSKTKDANDRKVAFIRLDNKGTTITSKKINFSSALSTPDNVKVLTHGNNHNVSWPAKKGSNKGIAIVKDGTKYYLEYVLVLENGEDDTEVFKLELFNESTSNTQN, encoded by the coding sequence ATGAACAAGAAAAAACTTAGCTTTATAACATTAGCTACAACTTCATTGGCGGCATTCCCAGCAATTGCTGCATCATGTGCAAAACAAACAGATTATTCTGACAAAATAACTGTGGGAGTAAAAAGCGGTTTAATGTCAAAACCGGCTTCTTCAATTAATATCAGTGATATAAATGCACTTGTAACAACCGAAGATAAAATTACTGTTACAGTAAAAGAAGTAAAGGTTTCAAGCGAATCAGATACAACTTTATTAGTTACTTTAGATGTTCGTGATGATAAAACCGGAAAAATTCAAAAAGTAATCAAAACTATAACCGGGTTTTCTCAACCTAATCAAGCAACAGCAAATGTAAATACAGATGCACCAAGTGTAAATTATTCAGAATTATTAGTTTTAAGTGTAAACGATGAAGCGAAAAAACATTACGCTAAAAATATGACTGTTCACGATGTAAGTGTGAAATTAACTAATTCAGACGCAAATGTTGTTGTTAGTAATGTAGCAACTAACCAAAACAATAAAACAATTTTGGATGTTACAATTACAATAACCGAAAAAAACGGCAAAACTTTATCAATTGTTAAACAAATTGAAGGTTTTAAACCTGAATATCCACAACAAATTCAGGACGCATACGAAAATTTACCTAAAAACATCAATATAGTAAAAAATATTGCCAGCTCAAACTTTTTTGCTACCGCTCAAGACGGCACTAAAATTTATTGAGATTTTCGTCAAAACGCTTTTTATGATAAACCTTACAACAAAAATAGCGATAATAATTCAAGAATAAAATTATTTGAAATTAATCCTGATTTTAGATTAGGATTTGGTGTTAATACCGCTTCACCAAAACAAGAAGGTATGCAAGATAGTGAATTAAATAATAGTGCAATTTTAGTAAAAACAAATAATGGTTATGCACTAAAATTTAGACTTTCGCAATACAAAAATAAAAAAACACCAAGCGAATTTTATGAAGACGTAGTAATTTCACAAAATCAAGAATTTAACTTTTTGACACAAGAACAATTAAATGAAAAAACAGCCAACGTAACTTTGATTTATCCGGACGCTGGTCGTCGTAAAGAAATTGATGCAAACCAAGAAGTTTTAACCCATAATTTGGATGATCAAGAATTAATGATTTTAGTTAAATCATTTACACCAAAACCTGGTGAAGGCAAAGTAGTTGTAACATACACTATCGGTAGTTCTGTGGGCGAAGAAATTCTTGAAACCGAGGTTAAAACTCAAGAATTAACAGGCTTTAAGGTCGATAGTTTTGATGCTCAATTTGCTAATTTAACTGTTGAATATCCTTCGATGACACAAACATTACCATCAGCTGCACAAACTGAATCATTCGTGTTTAAAAATGGTGATCAAACATATACATTTGCCAATGATGTTACAAAAACTTTAACTATTAAACAAGATTCAGTTAATGATTATAAAGGAAATTTGACTTTAGTTTTAAACGTAACTAAGGATAATAATTCATTTAACAAAGAATATAGTTTGAGTGGTTTCAAACAAAAAGAATTTAATTTTGAACAATATATTAACAACGAAATGTATAAACCATCATTAAATTCGAACATTGATAAAACCCAAACTAACGCAGCTACATTGCTAGCTTCAAATTTCACTCTTCCACAATATGATACTCAAGCAGTATATGCTGAAATATCGGGAGTTAGTGTTGATCAAGACAATAACACTGTTGCCAAAGTTAGTGTAAATTGAACAAATTTACTTGTTGAAAATTCACAACCTGTGCTAAAAACTTATGATTTTAGTGGTTTTAAAGCTGTTGAAAATAAAACATATCGGGTTGCTGAATTATATCCTTTAGCATCAAATGGTACATTATTCACCTATGTAGCAAACCAAGATAATAACGAAAAAATAAAAACTGCTTATAATCAAAGCAAAACAAAAGATGCAAACGATAGAAAAGTAGCATTTATTCGTTTAGATAATAAAGGTACTACAATTACAAGTAAAAAAATCAACTTCTCATCAGCTCTTTCTACACCAGATAATGTTAAGGTATTAACCCACGGTAATAACCACAATGTCTCATGGCCAGCCAAAAAAGGTTCAAACAAAGGTATAGCAATTGTTAAAGACGGAACTAAATATTATTTAGAATATGTTTTAGTTTTAGAAAATGGCGAAGATGACACTGAAGTATTTAAACTAGAATTATTTAATGAAAGTACCTCAAATACCCAAAATTAA
- a CDS encoding 5'-3' exonuclease, whose product MIKPKFLLIDGNFLLFQSFYASYAKYGASMQDNQGRSTNGVHVFFLTLHKILNYIQPQYLFIAFDAHGKTKRHLLYKDYKAGRTKAPEIIHEQFSYVKQILTAFNIKWFEQIGDEADDLIATLAQIDDVEKYIFSKDQDLLQLVDKDTSVIYKNNVNEFDLYTMSNFEYFHKIKPHQIPDLKGLAGDNSDNIKGVNGIGKIGAIKLIQQYGSLENIYQNINNIKGATKTKLELGYEDAKFAKSLTILNKNVEMNLDIAFYSVANVNIENGIKELQNFNLNSVIQKWNEFKQ is encoded by the coding sequence ATGATTAAACCAAAATTTTTACTTATTGATGGTAATTTTTTACTATTTCAATCTTTTTATGCCTCATATGCAAAATATGGTGCTTCAATGCAAGACAATCAAGGACGTAGCACAAATGGTGTACATGTCTTTTTTTTAACTTTGCATAAAATTCTAAATTACATTCAACCACAATATTTGTTTATAGCCTTTGACGCACACGGCAAAACCAAAAGACATCTTTTATATAAAGATTATAAAGCTGGCCGAACAAAAGCACCAGAAATAATTCACGAACAATTTAGTTATGTAAAACAAATTTTAACTGCTTTTAACATTAAATGATTTGAACAAATTGGTGATGAAGCTGATGATTTAATTGCCACTTTGGCTCAAATTGATGATGTTGAAAAATATATTTTTTCTAAAGATCAAGATTTGTTACAACTGGTTGACAAAGACACTAGTGTTATTTATAAAAACAATGTCAATGAATTTGATCTATACACAATGTCAAATTTTGAATACTTTCATAAAATTAAACCACACCAAATACCTGATTTAAAGGGATTAGCAGGAGATAATTCAGATAACATTAAAGGTGTTAATGGTATAGGAAAAATCGGAGCGATTAAACTTATACAACAATATGGCTCACTTGAAAATATTTACCAAAATATTAACAATATCAAAGGAGCCACTAAAACTAAACTTGAATTAGGTTATGAAGATGCTAAATTCGCAAAATCTTTAACCATTTTAAACAAAAATGTAGAAATGAATTTAGATATCGCATTTTATTCAGTAGCTAATGTAAATATCGAAAACGGAATAAAAGAATTACAAAACTTTAACTTGAATTCGGTAATCCAAAAATGAAATGAATTTAAACAATAG